A single region of the Prevotella sp. HUN102 genome encodes:
- a CDS encoding transglycosylase domain-containing protein — MIKFIKKTFRRIWGFFPWYKNLYKGRAWYTKSAIGFVSFILSIFIYFGMVDMNFLWLFGSSPGFSEIATPPTFAASEIYSADSVLIGKFFKENRTPIKYKEVNPKFWDALISTEDERFYNHIGVDPEGLAGAVKDAVTKNGARGASTITQQLAKNMFQVRSSSSGLLGRIPGVKMLIMKTKEWIISLKIERIYTKEEILTMYANTVDFGNNAYGIKTAAKTYFNTTPKELTTEQIATLVGMLKATTYYNPISNPKNSLGRRNTVLYNMLTHNKLEQEEYDSLSQIPIKLDVHMEENYDGQAQYFRQYVADYLKDWAKNNHYDLYSSGLKIYTTIDTRMQKYAEQAAAKQMKRIQNDFNRHWGSQEPWRDEKGNLVPNFIEDIAKRQPFYKALEQRFPNNQDSIDYYLNKPHRVKLFDYEKGTIEKEMSSLDSIRYMVKFMHCSMVAMEPHTGAVRAWVGDIDFKTWKYDKVTAQRQPGSTFKLFVYAEAMNQGLTPCDKRRDEYISMQVPDKRTGQVNTWTPGNANGRFSGDSLLLKTAFAQSVNTVAVRLGQEMGIKNIIRTAQDMGIKSPLEDEPSLALGSSDVNLLEMTNAYCTVANNGEMHEPVVVTRILDQKGNEVYLGPNETEDVLPYKSAFFMQELLKASKNEAHGTSQALSQYTFNDTDWGGKTGTTNNHSDAWFMAVSPKLVVGAWVGGEYRSIHFRTGALGQGSKTALPICGEFLYALMRDKNFKKYKAKWELNPNVDIDPSMYQCEQVRHYQPEIDSLDIYNEEENNPAEGEEQIEEGLEEDGNVEVPQSENPQDGVPIEPQHNTPPINRPQIEEIRIRN, encoded by the coding sequence ATGATTAAATTCATAAAGAAAACTTTTAGACGCATCTGGGGCTTCTTCCCTTGGTATAAGAATCTATACAAAGGAAGAGCTTGGTACACTAAATCAGCTATTGGGTTCGTATCCTTCATTCTTTCTATCTTCATATACTTCGGAATGGTGGATATGAACTTCCTTTGGCTGTTTGGAAGTTCGCCCGGTTTCAGCGAAATAGCAACCCCTCCTACATTTGCTGCATCCGAAATATACAGTGCGGACTCTGTGCTGATAGGAAAATTCTTCAAGGAAAACAGAACACCTATCAAATATAAAGAAGTAAATCCTAAGTTTTGGGATGCCTTAATCAGCACCGAGGATGAACGTTTCTATAACCATATAGGCGTTGATCCTGAAGGACTTGCAGGTGCTGTAAAGGACGCTGTTACAAAGAATGGTGCCCGTGGTGCATCAACCATCACGCAGCAGTTGGCAAAGAATATGTTTCAGGTACGCAGCAGCAGTTCCGGTTTGCTCGGACGTATTCCCGGAGTGAAGATGCTTATTATGAAAACCAAGGAATGGATAATTTCATTGAAGATTGAGCGCATCTATACCAAAGAGGAAATTCTCACGATGTATGCAAATACGGTAGACTTTGGCAACAATGCATACGGAATAAAAACTGCTGCCAAAACGTATTTCAATACAACGCCTAAAGAACTGACTACCGAACAGATAGCAACGCTTGTAGGTATGCTGAAAGCTACTACCTATTACAATCCTATTTCCAATCCAAAGAACTCTCTCGGAAGACGAAATACGGTTCTCTATAATATGCTGACACACAACAAACTGGAACAAGAGGAATACGATTCTTTATCACAGATTCCAATTAAGTTGGATGTTCATATGGAAGAAAATTATGATGGACAGGCACAATACTTCAGACAATATGTAGCTGATTATCTGAAAGATTGGGCGAAGAATAATCATTATGATTTATACAGCAGCGGATTAAAAATCTATACAACCATCGACACACGTATGCAGAAATATGCAGAACAAGCTGCTGCAAAACAAATGAAGAGAATCCAAAATGACTTCAACAGGCATTGGGGAAGTCAAGAACCTTGGCGCGATGAAAAAGGCAATCTTGTTCCAAACTTTATTGAAGACATTGCAAAACGCCAACCATTCTACAAAGCGTTGGAGCAGCGATTCCCCAATAATCAGGACAGCATCGACTATTATCTTAACAAACCTCACAGAGTTAAGCTCTTTGATTACGAAAAGGGAACGATAGAGAAAGAAATGTCTTCTCTCGATTCCATACGATATATGGTAAAGTTTATGCATTGCTCAATGGTTGCAATGGAACCACATACCGGTGCTGTCAGAGCTTGGGTGGGCGATATAGACTTCAAGACTTGGAAATATGATAAAGTTACTGCCCAAAGACAACCCGGTTCAACGTTCAAGCTCTTTGTCTATGCTGAGGCAATGAATCAAGGACTTACGCCTTGCGACAAACGAAGAGACGAATATATCTCAATGCAGGTTCCTGACAAACGGACAGGACAAGTGAATACTTGGACTCCGGGCAATGCAAACGGCAGATTCTCAGGAGATTCTTTATTATTGAAGACAGCATTTGCACAGAGTGTAAATACAGTTGCCGTGCGTCTGGGACAGGAAATGGGAATCAAAAACATTATCCGAACTGCTCAGGATATGGGAATCAAGAGCCCACTTGAAGACGAACCCTCACTTGCATTGGGAAGCAGCGATGTGAATTTGCTCGAAATGACAAACGCATATTGCACCGTTGCCAATAATGGTGAGATGCACGAACCAGTTGTAGTAACAAGGATTCTCGACCAAAAAGGAAACGAAGTATATCTTGGGCCTAACGAAACGGAAGACGTTCTGCCATACAAGAGTGCCTTCTTTATGCAAGAACTTTTGAAAGCAAGCAAGAATGAGGCCCACGGCACGAGTCAAGCCTTGTCGCAATACACCTTCAATGATACAGACTGGGGTGGAAAAACCGGTACGACCAACAACCATTCCGACGCTTGGTTTATGGCAGTAAGTCCGAAACTCGTTGTCGGAGCTTGGGTAGGCGGCGAATATCGAAGCATTCACTTCCGGACAGGTGCATTAGGACAAGGCTCTAAAACCGCATTGCCCATCTGTGGAGAGTTCCTCTATGCGCTGATGAGAGACAAGAATTTCAAGAAATACAAGGCGAAATGGGAATTGAATCCCAATGTTGATATCGATCCTTCAATGTACCAGTGTGAGCAAGTACGCCATTATCAACCGGAAATTGACAGTTTGGATATTTACAATGAAGAGGAAAACAACCCTGCTGAAGGCGAAGAACAAATAGAAGAAGGCTTAGAGGAAGACGGAAACGTGGAGGTTCCACAGAGTGAAAATCCACAAGACGGTGTCCCAATAGAGCCACAACACAATACGCCTCCGATAAACAGACCTCAGATAGAAGAGATTAGAATCAGAAATTAA
- a CDS encoding ATP-dependent RecD-like DNA helicase, which produces MAVKGIDIQKIDLDNQEFQQALQIIQFTHNSLFLTGKAGTGKSTFLHYIASTTKKKHIILAPTGIAAINAGGSTLHSFFKIPFHPLIPNDVRYSARNIRGTLKYNSEKCKLLREVELIIIDEISMVRADIIDFIDKVLRIYNRNMREPFGGKQILFVGDIYQLEPVIKEEDRRLLEPYYPSGFFFHAKVFQNYHLVSIELKKVYRQHDEKFISILDHIRTNEIYDDELRLLNNQVGAHTIDSDADLSITLSTRRDSVDWINNQELEKLPGDTITLYGNIKGEFLESSLPTPIELSIKVGAHIMFIKNDIEHQWVNGTLGIIIGIDEEEGIIYVHTEDGIDLQVQRETWENIIYSFNEIEQRIEENLIGTYVQYPIKLAWAITIHKSQGLTFKNVDIDFSGGVFAGGQTYVALSRCTSLEGINLREPIRRKDIFVKAEVVNFAKRYNDDNTIRKVLHQSKADKEYYDAVKAFDSGNFDKFLSNFFLAIHSRYDIEKPSVKRLIRRKLGIINSLKKDYELLKKERDEREDFLKKLSTEYVMMGKECEKEGMKSAAVNNYTKALELYPDHPIASKRLKKLSKQKDS; this is translated from the coding sequence ATGGCCGTAAAAGGTATTGACATACAAAAGATTGACTTGGATAATCAAGAGTTTCAGCAAGCTCTTCAGATTATCCAATTCACTCATAACTCCTTGTTCCTGACAGGAAAGGCTGGCACAGGTAAGTCTACTTTCCTGCATTATATCGCTTCTACGACAAAGAAGAAACACATTATCCTCGCACCTACCGGCATTGCCGCCATAAATGCCGGAGGATCCACGCTTCATAGCTTTTTCAAAATCCCCTTTCATCCCTTAATACCCAATGACGTTCGCTATTCGGCACGCAACATTCGTGGCACGCTGAAATACAACAGCGAAAAATGCAAGCTGCTTCGCGAAGTAGAACTCATTATCATTGATGAGATAAGTATGGTTCGTGCCGATATCATCGACTTCATTGATAAGGTTTTGCGAATATACAACAGGAATATGCGCGAGCCTTTCGGAGGGAAGCAGATACTTTTTGTAGGCGATATCTATCAGTTGGAACCCGTGATAAAGGAGGAAGACCGAAGACTTCTCGAACCTTATTACCCGAGTGGTTTCTTCTTCCACGCAAAGGTATTTCAGAACTATCATCTTGTCAGCATCGAACTGAAAAAGGTTTATCGTCAGCACGATGAAAAATTCATTTCCATACTTGACCATATCCGAACAAATGAAATCTATGACGATGAACTGAGATTGCTGAACAATCAGGTCGGAGCGCATACCATTGACTCGGACGCTGATCTATCCATTACACTATCAACAAGAAGAGATTCTGTTGATTGGATAAACAATCAAGAACTCGAAAAACTTCCGGGCGACACAATCACACTCTACGGAAACATAAAAGGCGAGTTTCTGGAAAGCTCTCTTCCCACTCCCATTGAACTTTCAATCAAGGTAGGAGCACACATTATGTTCATTAAGAACGACATAGAACATCAATGGGTAAACGGAACGCTTGGCATTATAATAGGAATAGACGAGGAAGAAGGAATCATATACGTGCATACGGAAGACGGTATTGACCTGCAAGTGCAGAGAGAAACTTGGGAGAACATCATCTATTCATTCAACGAAATCGAACAGAGAATCGAAGAGAATCTGATAGGTACGTATGTTCAATACCCTATCAAACTTGCTTGGGCTATTACCATTCATAAAAGTCAGGGACTGACATTCAAGAATGTAGATATAGACTTTTCCGGTGGCGTATTCGCCGGAGGCCAAACCTACGTGGCTCTTTCAAGATGCACGAGCCTTGAGGGAATCAATCTTCGAGAACCCATACGCAGAAAAGACATATTCGTAAAAGCAGAAGTGGTAAACTTTGCCAAACGATACAACGACGACAACACCATCAGGAAAGTATTGCATCAGAGCAAAGCCGACAAAGAGTATTATGATGCCGTGAAAGCCTTCGATTCCGGCAATTTCGATAAGTTTCTCAGCAATTTCTTCCTTGCCATCCATAGCCGGTATGATATAGAGAAACCCTCTGTAAAAAGACTTATCAGACGGAAATTAGGCATCATAAACTCCCTGAAAAAAGACTATGAACTCCTTAAAAAGGAAAGAGATGAAAGAGAGGATTTCCTTAAAAAACTCTCAACAGAATACGTTATGATGGGAAAAGAATGCGAAAAGGAGGGAATGAAAAGTGCCGCAGTCAATAACTACACAAAGGCACTCGAACTATATCCCGACCACCCAATCGCATCAAAACGCCTGAAGAAACTCAGCAAGCAAAAGGATTCCTGA
- the miaA gene encoding tRNA (adenosine(37)-N6)-dimethylallyltransferase MiaA, whose product MSSKPTLIVVVGPTGIGKTEITLTIARKFDIPVINADSRQIFEELPIGTAAPTKEQQAEIKHYFVGSHHIDDYFSASMYEAQVLKIIEDNASPLYLLSGGSMMYIDAVCNGIDDMPTIRDDVREKMMKRLQDEGLESLCNELKELDPEHWNIVDRNNPRRVVHALEICHQTDKTYTSFRKNTKKERPFNTIKIGLERPREELYDRINQRVLNMIDEGMIQEALNVYEYKHLNSLNTVGYKEIFEYLDGLTTLEEAIFKIQSSTRRYARKQMTWYKKDQDVKWFNPNNIEEILNYISSNLQE is encoded by the coding sequence GTGTCAAGCAAGCCAACATTAATTGTTGTTGTCGGACCAACCGGAATTGGTAAAACCGAAATAACGCTGACTATCGCAAGGAAATTCGATATTCCTGTCATCAATGCGGATTCACGTCAGATTTTTGAGGAATTACCGATAGGTACGGCTGCACCGACAAAGGAACAACAAGCAGAGATCAAGCATTATTTTGTAGGTAGTCATCATATCGATGACTACTTTTCTGCAAGTATGTACGAGGCTCAGGTGTTGAAAATCATTGAAGACAACGCTTCCCCACTCTACCTTCTTTCAGGTGGTTCAATGATGTATATTGATGCTGTCTGCAACGGAATAGATGATATGCCTACGATTAGGGATGATGTAAGGGAGAAGATGATGAAAAGACTTCAGGATGAGGGCTTGGAATCCCTTTGCAATGAACTGAAAGAGCTTGACCCCGAACATTGGAATATCGTAGACAGAAACAATCCCCGCCGTGTTGTTCACGCATTGGAGATATGCCATCAGACTGATAAAACCTATACGTCATTCCGTAAAAACACCAAAAAAGAAAGACCGTTCAACACAATTAAGATTGGATTGGAGCGTCCACGTGAGGAATTATACGACAGAATCAACCAACGTGTATTGAATATGATAGACGAAGGAATGATTCAAGAAGCATTGAACGTATATGAATATAAGCATCTAAACTCTCTTAACACAGTTGGTTACAAAGAAATATTCGAGTATCTTGACGGATTAACAACTCTTGAAGAAGCAATCTTTAAAATACAGAGCAGCACGAGAAGATACGCTCGAAAACAAATGACTTGGTACAAGAAAGATCAGGACGTAAAATGGTTCAATCCAAACAATATTGAAGAAATATTAAATTATATCAGTTCAAATCTGCAAGAATAG